The Branchiostoma floridae strain S238N-H82 chromosome 1, Bfl_VNyyK, whole genome shotgun sequence sequence caTTCCTTTCATGTCGTACAATGGAGGACGAATATCATTGCGCATTATTTTCCACCCCCATTCCGTGATTTCTATCAGTCCAATtataacctttgaccttcaaGGAAGTTTCCCGCGCTTTTCCGTGTCGCTTGGCTGGATTGTCTGCAGTCACACAGCCAGCTTTATTCGCGGACAACAGAAGCAAGAACTGTAACTTAAGGGTAAGAATAAACTGTCGTTGCTACTAGTGACTCTAGAACTGCTTTATCAATATTCAGAGAGCCTATCTTGAAACTGAGAAGGAAGAGAGATCACTGAATTAATCAGTGAATGGTGCCGATTTTCTGTCAAGCAAATTTGGCCCGGGAAGACCATCTGGTTCTTgttacataatcatacataatttCTGTCAATTTCTGTGGGACTTGACGGTTCCAATGAGTGGAGCTGTTCCTATTTGCGCAGGAAAAAGGGGAAGGGGGAGGGCTAACAACCCCTCcgtgtaaaaaaaatacccttCATCAGAAACAAGGAAAGTTGCATCCATGATTCATGATATGGGAGTTTTGGGTCATAAACTGGAGAAAATGTAATTTCTGTTTGaaatatatcaaggacgttatatgattCTTTTCGATGAATTATGTCTGTATTATACAGTATGCTATATCTTGAACAAATATACCTataaattattcatattttatttcatatgcgAGTGTTTGTTCCTAAATTATGGTAATAGTTTCTACTGCCCAGCATTGTAttgattagggctgggtaccgatacagaaaattcaggtccaggtacgatCCAGGTCcatggacctgaacctggacctatctatctgtgaaaacttgtgaattgtcgatacacaaaacaatggtccatttcgcaacaagggattctgtttggtggagtatccgacgtccatttgcgttctaaaatcctatcttcatgtaaagaacactaactgcctctgttttagaccaagtttatctgcagaaacttgataaaaatgactatcaactctcctcttctTCGCTCTTATTATTTTCGCGGGACAGTAAGCCCCAACCACATGAATGCCTACCaatataatctattcattttccaatcggtccaacatccggtccactgatttttttcaggtccggtttttctggaccggtccaacaagaaaaaccccTAGTATTGATAATTAATCGCTTTAGGTTTAGTGGAGATTTTGTGTagcaataagccctttcacagaggttacCACACACGTGCGGATGagaggaattctgggtaatatgtcaaagttgaagaacCTCAGACATAAGCAGTCTTGTctctaccattgtttcgatttgtgtaacaaagtCCGGAACGTAACGACGCCTGAAAAATGCGTGCGTGCGTGgtaacctctgtgaaagggccTGATTAAATCTGTCTGCagaggaggggccagttacagcacTGGGCTGGACAGCAGACTAGTGTAGCAATTGTCATGATGAACTGCATAGGGgtaacctggtatccagcctaCCATGGATTGGCCAGGCTCCCTTCGGGGCAGGAGAATCTTTCTGCCGTCAGGGCAATCTTTCGTACCCACAGTCTGAGCAGAAGTAGAATTaaactcccactgggcaaacTCCTACTGCATGAAAATCCAACTGCGTGTGAACGAATACCCTGGTGGTAGAAAGCTGCATCTGGCCCGTAGAGCTGAGCCTACACTATTTACGGCAGCCAAGCCACAAATAGAGTGGATACCAGGTTAGCATGTGCTCGGATTGATCTATCTATGTGAGGCAATCTTGTGTCTAGAAATACAACTGATCAAGGGTTTTTGCATTGCAGACTTAGGCAATGATGGCAGCAGCACAGAGGTCACAGGCGCCACTTGACTTCTGCCATGATGCGCACTCAACTGCCCTCTTGCAGGGTTTGCAGGAACTGCGATCGGAAAGCCTGCTTGTAGATGTCATCCTTTGTGTCTCGGGGAAAGAGATCCCGTGCCACAGAAATGTACTCTCAGCTTGCAGCGGATATTTTCGGGCGATGTTCTGCAATGGACACCGTGAGAGCAAGGAGCATAAGGTCACCATTCACGAGGCCAGCGCCAGTGCTTTGCAGCTGCTTGTCGACTACGCCTACACGTCAAAGGTAACCATAACAGAGGACAATGCTGTAGAACTGATGGAAGGGGCCAGCTTCTTCCAGGTTCCACCAGTGAGGGATGCATGCACAAAGTTCCTAACAGACAGTCTATGTGACAATAACTGTATGAAGATGGTTAACTTGGGCGGCATGCTAAACCCCCACCTAGAAGCAGAAGCATTGTCATATGCAATGAAAGAGTTTGCAGTAGCCTGCAAAACACCTGAGTTCCTTCGGTTGACAAAGGGCCAGCTCATCAAGCTCATCTCATCAGATGACCTGAATGCTCCAGAAGAGACAGTGTACACGGCAGTGCTGAAATGGATCAACCACGACaccaggaagaggaagaaggagATGAGAGAGCTGATGGAACTGGTCAGGTTCCCCTACATGGACAGGATGTACTTCATGGAAAATGTTGAGTCGGACAAGGTCATGCGCAAGTGCTGTCCGGATGTTGTTACAGAAACATTAAGGAATTATGCGTTCCCTGGAGAAGTCCAATCACCTCGCACCCGTCCCCGACATGCCAGCGGTCTGAGGGAGGCAGTAGTGATCATTGGAGGAAATGACAAAGTAGTACATACAAATCCTTTCGACTTGGTTTACAACAATGCCATCACCATGACTTACTCCTCTACACCATCAAGTGAAAGTTGGATTTCTATGACCACAATGAGGAACAACGACGATGATCATGGATATGCTGTTGCTGTTTTGGGCACAAGTGACATTATTGTGTCTGGTGGAATTGAGTGCCCAGACGTTTGGCTGTATCAGACAAGACTTGACTCCTGGTCTAAACTTCCCCCAATGCACACAGTACGGCCCTATTGCAAGCTGGCAGTGGTGCGAGGAAAAGTATATGCAATTGGTGGAAGAATCAACCACTCACCTCGATGTGTAACAGCAGATGTTGAAGTCTACGACCAAAGCCTGAACAAGTGGACTGAAGGTGTTCCACTACCACAGCCAAGATACTTACATGCAGTTGCAGTATTAGATGGTGGCATATACGTGATGGGTGGATATGATGCTGAGGGCTATACGACATCTACGGTATACCGCTTTACCCCAGGAGACTCTCAGTGGTATTCAGTAAGCAACATGCCTGAGGCAGCTTCATTTATCACTGCTTCAGTTCTCAATGGTAGCATCTATGTTGCTGGGCTTCACTCAAACGTGCTGTGTTACAGGCCTCAGGACGACTTGTGGACTGTTGTAGCCCACCATGATACTGGATGGAGATGTGGTATGACTGTCTTTGGTGGGAAGATCTACTTCTATGGAGGCCGTGACACCAATAACAAGGGAACAACAAAGATTTTCCAACTCAATCAAGAAGACAAGTCACTTAAGCAGGTGGGGACCATGCCCAAGCGTCTGTTTGACCATGTATGTGTTACTATATTGAAGGGTTGAACTTGTGTTGCAACAGATAACCTTGTTGTACTTCACAAGAGCTCACCTGTTCAACTCATACCATACTAGTAAAAAGGTGACAAGCAGAGGGGACCAATGTTCTgtcaatgcaaaatgtaaaatgttaagCTTACCACTAGATGATGTTGTTAAAAACTGAAATTGACCCCTATTCGATTTCAAACTTGTTGGTCAAAAACAGCATTTGATGGATGCAACAGTCTTTTTCAGACATACTTGTAAGTAAGTTTTGAAGTGAAATGTATTAGAGTGTGGTAGTTGACAATTACAATTGCTATTTGACAGCATGTTCAAAGTGTTTTCATTTAAATCATGTagagaaatgtaaacaaaagttACTGTGCTCAATGAAATTTCCAGTCTGCTATTAAGCCTGAGTTAGGTTTTTGCCATAGACTAGTCAATATTGACTAACATATATACCGGTGAACTCCAGTCCTTTTGGTATATCATAGACGTTTGTTCCCCAAAATACCCAACTGTCGCTAAGATACAATTGTGGAATATTCTGCACTATAGAACAGTCCTGTCTTGCTTTAGACTTTGTTTGGTTTGAATATATGAataagtaacttttttttttcaatcaggtCTGCAATCATGGTAAGTTTTCTAGACCATATGGTGCATTGCAGTATTATATATAAATTCATGTTAGTTGTACAAGTAGTGTATTGTAGTTAACTATTGATAAGTGCTTTTACAATACTTGCATGGACACTTGTCTACGACTTTAAGTATTAAAAAGTATACATAGAGACAGGCTTGGAGTATCACAGCTTTTTATGATAACACAAGTGGTACTTTTCTTACACTCTAATTATGTTGTCAGTACGAGTAATGTTACTGTTGATAAAAGTTCTGTTTTATAATAAGAAAACATATCTGCTGTGTGTTTTTATCACATCATACAACAAGGGTTAGACAGCTCCATACTTTTGCCAAAAACAATATCATTGGCAAATATGAAAATCAACTCATTtgtaatttgcatgatatatattgcaaatatgAAATTCCATCATTGGCCGTTCTTGCCGCCtttcctcattagttatgcaaataagacatTAGCATAATCCATATGAATTCATTATCTCTTTCCAAACTAAATATGTTGCAAATGTCAAAGTTGTATCAGTAGAAATAGCATTTCCTCATTGTGCAAATGATGTTCAAATATAATGAGGAAAATTTCATTGTACTCTATATCAGGAAGTTCAAACACATGCTATGTGTAATCTGGAAAGAGGCAATAATTGATAgatgtcaatcatgcaaatgataatttggataattaatgaggaaatgcaGTTAAATCGTTTAAAAAACATTAAACGATTGGGATTAAGAgtactttttttccaaaagcAGATTATGTTTAACATTTTCAGAcagatattatgcaaataaggtcataGTATggatattatgcaaataagggaaCAATATGCATAATTATTCAGCAATTACCCAACTTCTGATTTGTAAGGTTGGGCAAGAGTTCAACAGctgtatattatgcaaatgaggccttAATTGCATCAATGATGAAATGTCATAGTACATTTATagtacaactacatgtacctttcaaAAGACACatccattgaaaaaaatgaaattactATCTAAAAATATGATGACATCACCATATATAAGTTATATCTTGGAGTAAAAAAAGTTTCATCAAAGTTGGGGTataaagacatacatgtatatggctttTATTTGTTCAGCATAAAGGCACTATGAGATGATGGAGACTTGCACATGTGAGAAATGAGGTCTGGGTGTGACTGGGTACCATGACCGCTGGGGCCAAATTTGGCAACCCTGTCCCCATGTGCAAGGACTTGACCCAAATAAGGAAATGACATCATTGCTGCTCTCTGATTGGCACGCTTTCAACTACCATCAACGGTTCACGCCCGCATCAGTTTGTTCAAGAAATTAGTTCTGCAGTTCTGTCTTTCAAAGTAAATACAAATAACCAACCTCACAGTCATTGTTTACGAGTAACAGAAACGCTCAAAACAAATTTAACCCACGGACTATTTTCTGTACGAATGAATCGGATAGCCTTTGTCTGGCGCGCTGCGATTGGATGAGCTGTACCTTCCCCGGCTTTCCTGGAATCGTGCGTGACCAATGGCAGCCGCCGTTAGTGTTATTGACAGTGGAAGCCTACACGCCTCTCCCTGCGGTGCGGGTTTCCTGGTACCTTCCACCCTCCGCCTCCTGACGATAGGACCGAAGCCGggaaagctttcttgtttcagcCTCAACCTTTTAATTCTGACACGTTTTCTCTCACCGAAACGAAATGGTAAGTATCTTTCGACTTTTACCTCTCATTGCTCTGATTTCACTGATAATTACGTCAGCATTTGTCAGATGAAACGAGCGATGGAAACTGACGGGAATGTAATAGTTGGAGGCCGCCATTTTGCATTTCatcgaataaaaaaaaacgagacGGCATATGACGTCCTAGCCCTAGTCTGTCAACGGTTTGCGGATAAATTTGGAACGGTTTCCGATTACATTAGAAGGTCATCACGTCCGACATGTAGTCTTTTGCATATCATTAACCGTGGGGTAAAGAAAATTGCTTATGAAAGGTTCAAGGACCGTTATGATTTCGTGAATATCTGCACTGGTCTAAACTGTACGCGGTACATATATACCGCATGAGTTGCACTGCCTTGTACTGCCCTAAAAAGGATTTCCTTTGCCACCAAATAATCTGACAGAAATATATGTGCGCTCAGTTGTATTGTCTATTATTTAAGGTTCCACACACGACTGTATTTGTGATGTAATATGTTTAACACAAAAGTATAGATTTGTAAAAGAGGTAGGGATGCCGGTTGCACGGGCTATCTCTTGCGACCCCCCTCCCCTACCCGCATGCCGCCACATGATGCCATAGACTTGAATATTTGGGCTATGTCGCCGGCCCTGCCTTGTATGGGACAGAGTTCGCCCTTAGCAAAAGAAGGAAACCACGTCACTACTCTTTATAAAACCCCTACCACTTCTCTTTATTTTGAGCGGTGCACCAAATGTATGTGATAACTTGCAAGTTCAGGGTCGAGTGTGTCATGTGCGTTTGCTTCCGGACGAGGTTATTTAAAGCGCCATTATGTAACATTAGGACCTAGTAGAATAATACTAGAAAGTATATTTTTCCTGTCATTTCTGTACTGTAAATAATAAGTTGCATTAATCTTATAGCATTGCATAACAATATTCAGTGTGGGGAACTGCAACATATTATATTTGCACCATAAATTGAAGCTTTGCTTGAGAGGCCTTCAAGTTCAAATCTGCGCTGTTATTTGCAGCATATTAGAAGGTGTACTTTATAGcatatattttacttgaatgtGCAAAGTACATTGCCTATTTTGGAATTAGAAGACGAATCAATTCCccaacatgtatatgtatatttggtATGGGCCTACAAGCCCTGCATACATATTGGGGGTGGGAGGGGGATCTATGTACTTATCAGAAAGGCAGTGGCTACACGTGTTACTTGCATTAAATTTGACAGCTGGCTTGGATTTTCCTTGAATTTAGATGCCAGTTATTGTATATGTAGAATGCACTGTTAGTTTGTGCGGTTTGGCTACTACATAGTTAGATTGGCTTTTTACACTCTACCTGTATGTAAACTAGAAGGATTATACTGATACAGGGGCAAAATTTgccaatatttctttttttttatgtacgTGTCACTAGTACCGTTGTGATTGATCAAATATCAAGGTGAAAGATCAACTGGTTATAACAATTATGTAACGTGTTTGCCAAAATGTACGGCAAATTAACCATGTTCATGATAAGTGCAAGTATCAAGAATATTGATTGAAAATGGTattaatcaatcaatatttTTGATACTGGCACTTATCATCAACGTGGTtaatttgccatacattttGTTACAGCTTTTCCCTCTTTTGAGTCAGGaagccaaatactgtaaatgaagtTCGCCGGGACgagaaaaggacttttcgcagtggttttaagttcgcggtagcactatgcactgtagtctcttacaaTTACTCTCTcagccatgaaaaaatgtttgtggtggttttaagttcgcggtgaagcgaacAGTACTTTGCTGTGCATCAGTTTGATGCTTGCATTGTGCATGCCAACTTTcctcaataataataataataattttataTTGAACGTTGTGACGAAACTATTACATCAGAACAAGAGCCAACACACTTCCCTCTGATGTAATTCTTTATTTCAATTTCAAGGTACC is a genomic window containing:
- the LOC118414456 gene encoding kelch-like protein 24 isoform X1 yields the protein MMAAAQRSQAPLDFCHDAHSTALLQGLQELRSESLLVDVILCVSGKEIPCHRNVLSACSGYFRAMFCNGHRESKEHKVTIHEASASALQLLVDYAYTSKVTITEDNAVELMEGASFFQVPPVRDACTKFLTDSLCDNNCMKMVNLGGMLNPHLEAEALSYAMKEFAVACKTPEFLRLTKGQLIKLISSDDLNAPEETVYTAVLKWINHDTRKRKKEMRELMELVRFPYMDRMYFMENVESDKVMRKCCPDVVTETLRNYAFPGEVQSPRTRPRHASGLREAVVIIGGNDKVVHTNPFDLVYNNAITMTYSSTPSSESWISMTTMRNNDDDHGYAVAVLGTSDIIVSGGIECPDVWLYQTRLDSWSKLPPMHTVRPYCKLAVVRGKVYAIGGRINHSPRCVTADVEVYDQSLNKWTEGVPLPQPRYLHAVAVLDGGIYVMGGYDAEGYTTSTVYRFTPGDSQWYSVSNMPEAASFITASVLNGSIYVAGLHSNVLCYRPQDDLWTVVAHHDTGWRCGMTVFGGKIYFYGGRDTNNKGTTKIFQLNQEDKSLKQVGTMPKRLFDHVCVTILKG